Part of the Labilibaculum antarcticum genome, GTTACCTTAAGTGTAGGTGCTAAAACTAGTACTACTGGTAAAATTTTCGGTTCTGTTAACAACATTCAAATTGCTGAAGCATTAATTGCTAAGGGATTTGAAATTGACAGAAAAGTGATTGCAATCAAAGACGTTGTTAAAGAGATCGGTAAATATACCGCAACTATCAAACTTCATAAAGAAGTTAAAGTTGATATCGAATTTGACGTTGTTTCTGAATAATCGCTTCGATAATTAATTAATTTAAGTTTATAACAGACAAACTTAAAACTTTTCAAACAGACAGATTAAAACCACCCTGATTAACGCTTGGGGTGGTTTTTTTATACCTTAGGTTTTCCAAAATCCTGAGTCCAATAACTTCCAGCTCTTCCTACTCCCACTTCTGTAATACTGGAATATATACTTTTGGGACAGCATCCTTGGCTGGTAAGCCATCCATCCATACACTTTCTTCGGAAGTTACCCCATTGCAATATTCTCACATACACTGAAATAAATAGATCCTACGTCGCCTATTATCTCAAGGAAAGTTCCCTCATTAAAAGATTTGTGACTGAAAAAATCATTATTCAGCTTATCATTACTATGCTTAAGAGTAGCTGTTTCAAGTTTACTGTTCCAAGCAATTGAATCAACTGGGGGATAATACCGATTGGCTTTCTATTAATTTGATGGAAGTCAGGAACACCCTCTCGGCAAGCTTCCTTCAACTGATGGAAGTGCTTATCCTGAAATAGCTTGATTATTACTTGATTTTGAATAGTTGTATTGTGTGTCTTTTCTGAAGTGGCTCACTAAAATTAATATCATCTTTGGAACCTAATATCAATAATCCAGATAATAATATCAGGCAAACTGTATAAAACACTTTTCTCATTTAGAATAATTTAAAGATGATTAAATGTGGATTGAGTGTGAATTTGGTTGAAATAGAAGGATGAATATTTTCTTTATTTATAAGTAATTTGGAAGCTAATTTATATGGATTTTAAAAATTATTGGAAATATGTAAAATATTGTTTCCAACTTAAAGGATTATATGTAATTTTAAGTACTGAAAATAACTAGTTCAGCTATCAAATTTTGTCTATGAGAATATTCTACACCATATTTATATTACTATCATTTTCACTCTCTTCTTTTGGACAAAGAGACAATACATATTTACCTTCTAAAAGAAACTTTAGAATAAAATACGTATCCTACGACTCGAAAGATCGAAGAGAATATTCTGAAATTTGGCAATTGGTTGGTAAATCAAAATCGAATGGTTTAATTCAGTACAATATTGAATCAGAGATTACCACAAGAAAACACAATACATTTTATCAATATTTCAGATTAGTTACTAAGGATTCTATCTTTTTTATCGGATCAGAAAGATATCTTGATCCTAAAAAATTGGATTCCTATCAGAAAATGGTAATTAAAATCTCATCAGACAGCGTTGCTATACCTGTTCGGCCTAGAATAGGACAAATGTTACCTGAAGCGAGTTGTGAAGCCAGTATCTTACGAGGGACAGGATCAGTTTTGATGTCGATGAATGTTCTACTTATTAATCGAAAGATAGATGCGATGGAAAACATTAGTACTCCAGCAGGAAACTTTAATTGTTTTAAGATTTCAACGGATAAAATTACTTACGGGGGAATCAATAAAAGTAAAACCAAGATATTTGAATGGTATGCTATTAATGTTGGTTTAGTTCGGGTGGAAGAATATCAATCTAACGGAAAATTAATATCCTATAAAGTATTGGAATCACTCGCTGAAGATTTTTTCCTACCGTAAGACTTATCAGTTTTTGTTTCTAATTAATTCTTTTCTGAAAAACATGGTTAAAGCATGAAATGAGTTATATCCTCTTGCTTTAATGCCTTGATTATTCAACTTTTTTGACTTCTTATTTTGTAACTTAACAATGGACAAAAAACCACAGTTTTTAATTGCGGCTCCTTCCAGTGGATCAGGAAAAACGACTATTACCCAGGGATTATTACGCTATTTAAAGAATAAAGGATTGCGTGTTCAACCGTTCAAATGTGGCCCGGATTATTTAGATACAAAACACCATGCCTGGGCTGCCGGCAATGTTTCGATCAATCTGGACACCTTTATGAGCAGTTATGAGCACGTTGAGGAGATTTACCATAGATATTCAAGTCGATCTGACGTTTCGGTAGTAGAGGGTGTTATGGGGCTTTTTGATGGGGCGAAGAAAATGGAGGGGAGTTCAGCACAAATTGCTGAATTATTAAATATTCCAATAATTCTTGTGGTTAATGCTAAGGCAACTGCTTATTCTGTTGCTCCATTACTGTATGGATTTAAAAATTTCTATCCGGGAATTAATATTGCCGGTGTTATCTTTAATTTTGTTGGCAGCGAATCACATTATCAATTTTTAAAAGATGCTTGTGAAGATGTAGGTGTAACTCCTTTAGGTTATGTTCCTAAAAACGATAAACTTCATTTGCCATCCAGACATCTTGGCTTGCAAATTTCTGATTCATTGCAGTATGACGCAATTATAGAAGATATTGCGGAACATATCTCACAAACAGTTGACATAGAGAAATTAATTCAGATCTCGACAACTCAATTTCAAGAACCAAGAACAAGTAAAATCAGTCAAAAAGGGAAACTAAAAATTACGGTTGCTAAGGATGAAGCCTTTAATTTTACTTATCATGAAAATTTAAAAGCGTTAGAACAATTAGGAGATGTAACATATTTCTCCCCTCTTAAAGATCATGAATTACCTTTTACTGATCTGCTTTACCTTGCCGGAGGCTATCCTGAACTTCATCTTAAAGAATTAAGTTCGAATACTACTATGCGAAAGGCAATTAACAACTATTGCTCACAAGGTGGTCGTGTATTGGCAGAGTGCGGTGGAATGATGTATTTATGCGAAAGTATAATAGATTCAGATTCTATTGAATATCCAATGGTAGGATATTTAGAGCAAAAAGCCACTATGGAGAATATGAAACTAAAATTGGGGTATCGAAAAATTAATATTGATAACAATATTTGTTTTGGACATGAATTTCATTATTCTAAAATTCTTAGTCCATTACTAAAATACTCTGTGGGAGAAATTTATTCGGCGAGAGATCAAAAATTAGATACACTGTTGTTTCGGAAACAAAATACTGTAGCTTCCTACATCCATTTTTATTGGGGCGAAAAGAAAATTACTGATATTTTTTTTGGAAATACTAATGAAGATACGACCAAACAAGTCTAACTGCTTGTCCGTAATAGCTATTTCCAAAGAGATTCAGATGATTAAGAACATGATACAATAGGTAAATATTCTCTCTGTAATCATAGCCTTGTGGAAGTGGCATTTTTTTTTGATAAGATCTGTAAAAATCATCACTAAAACCACCAAAGAGTTTAGTCATGGCTAAATCAGCCTCTCGATGACCATAGTAAACTGCCGGATCAATTAAGCATGGGTTAGAATCTTCATCGCATAAAAAATTACCGCTCCATAAGTCTCCGTGCAATAAAGTTGGTTTTTCTTCGCTTCCTTCTAAAATCTCTTCTATTCGACCTTCTAAAATTAGAAATCCATTTTTTAATTCATTACCAACCAAACCATTGCTTTCGGCTAATTTATATTGATACAGCAGGCGTTTATTATAATAGAAATCGCACCAATTAACAGTCTCTGTATTCGTTGCACTATTTATTTGAGGAGTAGCACCAATATAGTTGTCTTCCTTAAATCCGAATTTACTTGCGCTCCTTTTATGTAAATTTGCCATTTGTGTGCCAAATCGACTGAAAAAATCCTTATTCTTATGTCCTTCCTCAATAAATTCAAGTAAGAGAACATCTGTGTCGACATAAAACACTTCAGGAACTCGAATACAAGCTGTTTTACGAATTTCTTTTAATCCGTTCGCTTCTTTAAAAAATACATCTTCATTGTACGGTTCCGTCTTTAAAAATGCGTATTGTCCATTTTCAAATCGAATTTGATTTGAAGTAGCAAAACTCCCACCAGAAATAGATTTAAAACCAGTGATTTTCTGACCGATTAAATCTTCAATTCTAGAAAAAACGCCCTCAATTCTCATGTTATATCTTTAAGTAAGCCTTCACAGGCATCTTCAATTATATCAAGCACTAATTCGAACCCATCATCTCCCCCATAATAGGGATCGGGAACAGAGCTGTAATTTGAATAACGAGTACAATAGGCGGTTATTAACTTCACCTTATCTAAATCAGATTTATTTCTTGCTAAAGCTTTAATATCAGTTGTATTTTGCTGATCCATTCCAAAAATAAGATCGAATTCATCAAAATCACTTGCCGCATCAAATTGTCTGGCAATACTGGTTAAATTATAGTTTCTTAACGAAGCATGTTTTCTCATTCTTCCGTCGGCTCTGTCTCCTGTATGCCAAGCTCCTGTCCCTGCAGAATCACATTCAAATTCATCAGTCAATTGATACTTTTCAATATATTCATTCATTACTGCCTCGGCACTCGGTGATCGGCAAATATTTCCCATACAAACAAAAAGTAATCTCTTTTTCATCCACAGCTATTTATTGTTTTCTTTTACTAATAAAATTATTAATCAGGATTTAAAAACGGCTGATTTCAGTATTAATTCGTAAAAAACAAAAGATATTCACGAATTGACTGCCGCTAGCTTTATACATTTCAATATACGAACATCAGGTAGAGCTAACAGTGGTAAACTTCTTGGTTTCACCATTAAATATCTTAGAAAAAATTCCACCTATTGCCCTGAATTCATTAGTTTCGTAGTCTTGATTTCCACAAGTGAGACACTTGTAACCCGCTTAGTTCATAGTACGTCATTAAATCTGCTTTATATAATAAATATAATAAAATAGATCTACAGCTACTATTTTTTGAAAAAATAAATAACAATTTATTAACAGAAATAATAAGACCTATAACTCCTTATTAGGATTTTTTTTATAAGTTTGTACTACGAAACTACAAAATGGAAAGAGAAATAATGCATATCACAAACAACTATAAAATCCGAGTCTCTTCGGATGTGTTTGCTATGCAATCCATTAAATCACAATCTCCAAATTATTCCCAAGATACTTTTTCTATCAACTATAACAACAATCAGATTTATTGTTGCTGTTGTTATTTAGGTTGTTATTGTTGGTAATAAAGAATAAACTACTACATAATAATAAAATATCGCGCTAGGTGATTCTTATATGTTATAAGATTATCTTATGTGTTTTGATCACTTTTAAATCAAGAAAACAATGTCTTATTTGTCCAAAGTTATGGAGGAATTACAAGCTTCAAGAAAAAATTCAGAATTCGATATGCCAAGTCGTGATTTAGCTCAACAATTTGTAGAAGAGGCTATGAATTCGCTGTTTCCAATCAATGCCAGAAGATCAAATAGTAGCTGTGAGCAAGAGGCCCTGCTTTATCAATTAGAGTCCATATTGAAATTACTATTACTTCCTGTTAAAAATGAATTAGAGGCACCCCTTGAAAAAATAACGCATGATTTCATGAAAACTTTACCCAAGGTATATCGTGATCTACTATTGGATGCGGAAGCCATTCAGAAATTTGATCCTGCTGCAAGTAGTCTAGGAGAAGTAATTATTGCTTATCCAGGCTTTTTTGCAATTCTGGTATATCGCATAAGCAATATTCTTTATCATTTAAATGTTCCCTTAATTCCACGATTAATGAGTGAATATGCACATACCAAAACAGGAATCGATATTCATCCCGGAGCAACCATTGGTGAATCTTTTTTTATTGATCATGGGACTGGGGTTGTTATAGGGGAATCAGCCATTATTAAAAATAATGTTAAGATTTACCAAGGTGTTACACTTGGTGCCTTGCAAGTTAAAAAGAGCATGGCTAAGAAAAAACGACACCCAACTGTTGAAGACAACGTAATAATTTATTCAAACACGACCATTTTGGGTGGCGAAACTGTGATCGGAAGAAATAGTATTATTGGTGGTAACGTTTGGTTGACTTCGAGTGTAGAGTCGAACAGTATTGTTTATCACAAACATGAAACTAAGGTTAGAACGAAGCTTGACGAAAGTAAAATTATAAATTTCCAAATATAAAAAATGTAGCTGTATGAAATTAAATAATATTTTAGAAGGAATTGGCAAAACTCCTGTAGTTAAAATAAATAAGATTTTTGATAAGAATTCGAACGTGTGGATGAAATTGGAAAGATCTAATCCTGGTGGAAGTATTAAGGATAGAATTGCCCTATCAATGGTCGAAACGGCTGAAAAAGATGGATCACTAAAAAAAGGATCTATAATAATCGAACCTACTTCTGGTAATACAGGTGTTGGTCTAGCTATGGTAGCAGCCGTTAAAGGATATAAGATCATTTTGGTTATGCCAGAATCCATGTCGGTTGAAAGAAGGAGTTTAATGGCCGCTTATGGAGCTGAATTTGTACTTACCCCAAGAGAACTTGGTATGAAAGGTGCTATTCAAAAAGCTGAAGAGCTACTCGCAAGCAATGAAAATTCATGGATGCCTTCTCAATTTGATAACGATGCAAATATCGAAATTCATAGAACTACAACTGCTAAAGAGATAATTGCTGATTTCCCTGATGGTTTGGACTACCTTATTACTGGTGTTGGAACTGGAGGACATATTAGTGGTGTTGCTGAAATTTTAAAAGCTAAATTTCCAAAACTTAAGGTGTTTGCTGTTGAGCCAGAAGGTTCTCCTGTAATTTCTGGAGGTGCACCAGGTCCTCACCCATTACAAGGTATTGGTGCAGGCTTTATACCGAAAAATTTAAATACCGAAATTTTAGATGGGACTATTTCTGTTGGAAAAGATGAAGCTTTTTCAAAAGTAAAAGAATTAGCTACTAAGGAAGGTATTCTTGCAGGAATTTCCACGGGAGCTTCATTAGCTGCCGTTGCTAAAAAACTTACTGAAATTGAAAACGGAGCAAGTGTTCTAACTTTTAATTACGATACAGGAGAACGATATCTTTCTGTTGAAGGATTATTTTAGAAAATAAGAAAAGTCCATCATATTGTGAACTGCACCCCAAATGTCGTGTCCGACTTTTGGGGTGCAGTTCATTGATGGCCTTTTATTTTAGATGAACCCCCAATGTTATTTTTTTGTTCCCTGTTTTGTTTTTATTACGACTACTCCATTCGCTCCTCTTGACCCATACATTCCAGACATCGAAGGCGTAAGAATATCTATACTTGCAATTGTAGCAGTTGGAATACTTTCTAAGGCATTAAAATCGAGAATAGAGCCATCTATTTCAATTATTGCAGCACTCGATTTTTTAAGTGATTTTACTCCCCTAATAGTAATTTCATTATTTTCTATTTTAACTCCAGGATATTTAGCTTTAATTATTTGTAACACATTATCATAACTCGAAAAATCGTTCTTTTTTGCATTTTTTTCAACTAATTTTAAAAAATCAGTCATTTTTAAAATATGACCATTTGCAATTGCAATTTCAGCAGCCTTTGGTTCATTAGATAATTCAAGAAAAATGACTGTTTTTTTATCCTTAGATTTAATTTTATATTTTTTATCCTTGAAACCTTTAGCAGTTACTATTAATTTATTCTTAGACTTACAAACCAGTGTAAATTCACCTTTATTATTAGTTTTAACGCTTTCGCCACTATTTTGTATAACAATATTTGCATTTACAATCGGAATGGATTCAAAAGCTAAAACAGTTCCCTTCACATTAATTTGAGCATGTAAATAAAGAATTGAAGCAAATATGAATGTAATCGTCAAAATTATTTTTTTAGACTTCATAGTTAAGAGTATTTAAATATAAAAAAATCGATTGTTTGTTATTGTTTTTCAAGTTAGTATATTTATGATAAATTACACTATCATTCAGTAATAAACATTAGTTAAATTCGAATTCCCATTACTGTAATATCATCGATTTGCTCCGTTCCATTCATCCATTTTTCCATAGTGCGTTCTAAAATTGTTTTCTGCACCATCATTGGTTTCTCGTGAATTTTCAATAATACATTCTTAAATTGACGAGTTGTAAATTTCCGATCATCTTCACCTCCGAATTGATCTGGATATCCGTCAGTATATAAATAGAGCATATCTCCTGTGTTTAAGTCTATTTCACGGCTTGTAAAATCAATATTATTCTGATGATAAATCCCAATTGGCATGCGATCAGCCTTTAAGGTTGTGATTTTATTGTCGCGCACAATTAAAAGTGGGTTGAATGCCCCTGAAAAAGTTAGTCTATCTTTAGCATGATCTATTACTATTAATGATATATCCATACCATCACTAGGAGTTGTGTCGTCATGACTTTGTCTTAACGAAATGATGATATTCTTACGTAATTGATTTAAAATTTCGCTTGCGCTGGTTATTTTTTTATGGTTCACAATTTCATTTAGCATAGTAATACCCAACATACTCATAAAAGCTCCAGGGACACCATGACCAGTACAATCTGCCAAAGCTACAATTGTTTTGTCATCCACTTTAGTTAACCAATAAAAATCACCACTTACAATTGCTTTTGGTTGATTTATTATAAAACTTTCAGTAAGAACCTTCTCTAAATATTTAGCCGGAGGAATAACTGCAGCCTGAATTTTACTCGCATACTTAATACTATCTGTAATGTCTTTGTTTGCGCTTTTTATTAGATCTCTCTGCTTTTCTATCTTCTCCTTTTGTTTTACGACTTCAATTGTTCTTTCGTTAACCTTTTCCTCTAAAATATGATTTTCTCTTTTTAATTTATTTTCTCTGTTTTTAATATAGAACACTACTGATATTATCGAAAGGAATGCTAATACCAAATAGAACCATGCCTGTTTCCAGAAAGGAGTTTTAATGTGAAATTTAATATTTACAGGATATTTATTGCTAATACCATCTCCGTTTGAAGCTTCAAGAATAAAATTAAAATTACCATCACTAACACCGTGATAAATTACACTATTAGTAGTTGTGAAATCGGTCCATTTCTCATCATATCCTTCAAATAGATGACGATACTTAACTAATTCCGGTTCTTTAAAATATATTCCAACAAATTCGATGTATATTTTATATCTACCCGGCGACAATACAATCTTTTCGTTAAGTGGGACTGATTCATCATTAATTTTAATAGACTTAATCTTTAGTACTGGAGGTGATGTTACTGATTTTTCGAGTAATGGATTAAACTTTACCAAACCGCGATTGAATCCAAACCATAAATTGTCATTTTTATCGATGAAACTTGAATTAATTTGAAATTCAGCACTCTTGCTAATTCCAATATTCTCTTGGAGTCGTTTGATCTTAAAATCAGGTGTATTGATTCGACTTAATCCACCTCGATGACTTACCCATATTCTATTTTGCTTATCCACAGTTAAAGAGTAACAATAATCTGATAAGAGGCCATCATTTACAGTGAGATTTGTAATAGAATCTTCTTGGTAGATAAAAACTCCCTTCCCTAATGTGCCAATCCATACATTTCCCTTAGAATCTTCAGTGATAGAACGAATATCGGCAGACAAATCAAATTTTGTTAACTCCAAATTTTGTATAAAAGCAATTGAATTACTTAGGGTTGACATCCAAACTCGATCTTTGGAATCAATGAATATGTGATTAACGCAATTATGTGGAAGTCCGCCTTTGCTTATCGTATACCAGGAAAACTCATTCGTTGATAAATTATAATTACAAGCTCCTTTTTTAGTTGCAATCCATATCTGATCCTCGGTTCCTGTAATTGAATTAACAGAATTCTCCAGTATTCCATTGGCAATAAACTGTCGAATTAATTTATCTTCTTTGATGTTTAATCGATAGACACCATTTTTTGCTGTTCCGATCCATAAATCATTTTCATCCCTGCAATATAGAGCCGTTATTTTATCGAATGGTAAGCCCCGATAACTATCATAGAACCTAACTTCATTGTAATTTGAAACATCCCTTCGCAGCAATCCTTTGTCTGTCCCCAACCATTCGTACTTACTGTCTATTGATATGGCTGAAATTTCAGAACCGTAAGTTTCTTCGTTTGGAGAATAAAAAGTATATGCAGGATCAATTAAACGCGCCAGACCTTTCCCATATACACTAATCCATATATTTCCTTCAGAATCTTCGTAAACGAGTTTTATATTGTCACTTTGGAGGCCACTCGATGCATCAAAAGTTTTATCAAGATGAAATCCGACAGAATCTTTTGCTAATTTATGAACACCTTGACCAAATGTAGAGATCCACAAATTGGAAGATTGATCTTCAAAAATATTTTGAATACCATCCATATTTAAATCGGCACCAATTCTTGTAGTTGAAAAACCTTCTTTTGTTATGCTTAAATGATATATATTCTTATTGCCACTAAGAATATAAAACCCAGTTTCACTTTTGTCTTTGCAAATACAATTAATTCTATTTTGATTAATTTCATTTACCTCACTAACAATAACCAGTTCATTATTTTCATTGATACGGCAATACTTTAAACCATCAATAGAACCAACCAGAAGTTCATTTGCATTTATAAATTCAAATGAAAATACAGGGAAAGCACCGTCTGTGAAAACTACAGGCTCAACCGACTCGTCCTTAACTACTTGCAATAATCCGTCAGTTTGGTTTGAATACCATATATTTCCAGAGCTATGCATATGAATATCCGTCACACTACTCTTTGAGTTAGAGTTCTGAATTAATTTATGGAAACCATCTTTATTTTTAAAACTTAAATTTCCATTCATATGTCCGAACCATTCTCCTTTTGGAGTATTTAGGTTACATGAAATAAAGTTATCGGCAAGAGAATCTGATGTATTGTAATTAGTGAAATTAATTCCGTCGAAACTTGCAAGTCCATCTCCGGTTCCAATCAGTAAATACCCTTCTGAATTTTGACTTATAGAATATACATATGCTTGAGGAAGACCTTGATCGACACCATAATTAATAAATCGATTATCCTGAGCAGAGAGTATATTCTGACACAGGAAAATTATCATTATCGAAAACAATCTCTTTAATAGGTATATATGTGTTTTATTCATTCAATTATTTCTACAACATCTTTTGTGAAAACTGAAACAATTTATCAAAATATCTTTTTACTCTCTTCATTTATTGTCTATTCTCAGAATTTAAGTTAACAGGTAAAGTAAAATAGAAATATGAACCCTCGCCAGCAACAGATTCTACACCTATCTTGCCACCAAGTAATTCCACCAAACTTTTTGAAATTGCCAAGCCTAATCCTGCTCCGCGATATAATTTCTTCCAACCATCTCTAAACTCTTTTCTAAATCGTTCAAAAATAACCTCTTTTTGATTTTCTAAAATTCCAATTCCTGTATCCTTCACAAAAAACTTAACCATTCCATTTTTATGATATACAATACCAAAATCAATGGTTCCCTTTTCAGTAAATTTTATTGCATTCCCAATTAAATTTGATAAAATTTGCTTCAATCGCAACGAATCGGATTGAATGATAAGGTCTGTATGTTTTTCAATATAATTAAGGACTAAATCTTCCATTTTTAATTCCGATATTTTCTTTGCATGAACTGTATACAATTCAGTTAAAATCTCATGCAAATTACAATCTTGAGTTTTAATCTTAAGCTGTCCGGCCTCTATGCTTGAAATATCCATAATGTCATCAATCAAACACAATAAATCATTTGTATTGGATTTAAGAATAGACATATATCTGCCTTTTGAATTTGGATTTACATTAGGTTCCTGCAACATCGTTGAGAACCCAACAATGGCATTTAGAGGAGTTCTTATTTCATGAGACATATTTGATAAAAATGCTGTTTTTAAACGATCAGATTCTTCTGCTTTCTCTTTGGCCTGAATTAATTCTTTCTCTGTTCTTTTTCGCTCTTTTATTACTTCTTCTTTAGCAATAACTTCTCGGGTTTTATCATCAAGATTTTGAATTAATTTTCTTTGAATCCGACGAAGATTCTTTTCTCTGAGCACGACCATTAGATAAATCCCAAAAATAAGTCCGGCAAGAGATAATAATTGAAACCATGTTTTTTGCCATAAAGGGTATTTAATCTTTATTTTAAAACGTAAGGGTTGAATTGATTCTATCCCATTGCCATTCACTGCTTTTAAAATAAATTCATAATCTCCTGATCCAAGTTGTTTGTAATCTACTCTTCTTCTATTATCAGGTGCAGACCAATCATTCTCATAACCTTTCAATACATATTGATATTTAATGAGCTCTGGTTCATTTAAATTAATTCCTTTATATCCAATCTGAATTTTATAGTAGCCTGGTGATAGAACAAGGTTTTTATTAATTTCATATTCGTCACCATTTACCTTTAAAAATGAAAGATCTAAAGTTGGAGGAACTGCACGATTTAATTCTTTAGAAATATCATATGTATAGATTCCTTGATTGGATCCAAAGTATAAAATATTATCCTTTTCTTTTGCTGTAGAATTCTTATTAAACTCTATTGATGAATGAAGACCGGCATTTTTCTGAAGCGTTTTAATATGGTAATCAGAAAGCCGAATTTGACTTACTCCTCCTCTATGAGTAACCCACATACGCTCTTTATCACTATTCAAGGAGTAACAATAATCAGATAATAATCCGTTCCGATAATTAATATTCATTATTGAATCCTTATTTATTACATATATGCCATTTCCTTGAGTTCCAACCCAAATAAGACCATCTTTATCTTCCGCTATTGAAGTGATATTTAGAAGGCTATTGCTATTGGCTAAGTGGATGTTTGTTAATTCATCATCCTGTATATATGATAACGTATTACTTAGTGTGCCTACCCAAATACGTTTTTCATGATCTTTTAGAATGTGATTTACTGAATTATGCGGAAGTCCTTCTTCCTGCATAGTAAACCATTTTTTTTTATTTGTATCCAAATTGTATTTACAGAGTCCCTTTTGTGTTGCAATCCAAACATTTTGGTTTTCAGCGATAATAGAATTGATTGATTTCTCTAAATTCCCAAGTCGTAAAAATTGTGATTTAATAATCCCTGTTTTATAATTCAAACGATATACGCCTGATTTTTCAGTGCCTATCCAAAGTTCAGTATTTTTCCAATCAGCAATAGCAGTGATCTTGTCATTCTCCAAAGAACCATTCACATCATAGGAATGTAATACCTTATTTGATTTTAGATCAACTTTAAGAAGTTCCTGTCCTGTCCCAATCCATTTTACTTTCTCGGTAATGCATATAGAATGGATACTATTGCTGTATTTTTCTTCATCGAAATTTATGAACGAATTTGCAGAGGGAATTAATCGACTTAAACCTCCGCCATATTTACCTATCCAAATATTTCCTTCCTGATCTTCAAAAACAGATTTAACAGCA contains:
- a CDS encoding ligand-binding sensor domain-containing protein, producing the protein MIIFLCQNILSAQDNRFINYGVDQGLPQAYVYSISQNSEGYLLIGTGDGLASFDGINFTNYNTSDSLADNFISCNLNTPKGEWFGHMNGNLSFKNKDGFHKLIQNSNSKSSVTDIHMHSSGNIWYSNQTDGLLQVVKDESVEPVVFTDGAFPVFSFEFINANELLVGSIDGLKYCRINENNELVIVSEVNEINQNRINCICKDKSETGFYILSGNKNIYHLSITKEGFSTTRIGADLNMDGIQNIFEDQSSNLWISTFGQGVHKLAKDSVGFHLDKTFDASSGLQSDNIKLVYEDSEGNIWISVYGKGLARLIDPAYTFYSPNEETYGSEISAISIDSKYEWLGTDKGLLRRDVSNYNEVRFYDSYRGLPFDKITALYCRDENDLWIGTAKNGVYRLNIKEDKLIRQFIANGILENSVNSITGTEDQIWIATKKGACNYNLSTNEFSWYTISKGGLPHNCVNHIFIDSKDRVWMSTLSNSIAFIQNLELTKFDLSADIRSITEDSKGNVWIGTLGKGVFIYQEDSITNLTVNDGLLSDYCYSLTVDKQNRIWVSHRGGLSRINTPDFKIKRLQENIGISKSAEFQINSSFIDKNDNLWFGFNRGLVKFNPLLEKSVTSPPVLKIKSIKINDESVPLNEKIVLSPGRYKIYIEFVGIYFKEPELVKYRHLFEGYDEKWTDFTTTNSVIYHGVSDGNFNFILEASNGDGISNKYPVNIKFHIKTPFWKQAWFYLVLAFLSIISVVFYIKNRENKLKRENHILEEKVNERTIEVVKQKEKIEKQRDLIKSANKDITDSIKYASKIQAAVIPPAKYLEKVLTESFIINQPKAIVSGDFYWLTKVDDKTIVALADCTGHGVPGAFMSMLGITMLNEIVNHKKITSASEILNQLRKNIIISLRQSHDDTTPSDGMDISLIVIDHAKDRLTFSGAFNPLLIVRDNKITTLKADRMPIGIYHQNNIDFTSREIDLNTGDMLYLYTDGYPDQFGGEDDRKFTTRQFKNVLLKIHEKPMMVQKTILERTMEKWMNGTEQIDDITVMGIRI
- a CDS encoding sensor histidine kinase, encoding MKQNKILIKLIVLFFLVNPVFVFSQENEFINFSVDDGLAQAYIYNITQDAKGNLWIGTGNGLSKYDGYTFQNFTEQDSLGGNFITCALKTDKGLWFGHLNGRVSFYDGISFNYYVNETSSIVDIEQDFEANIWIASQNKGFIKFKNKTAKGELYQNSFQNHVFTFKFIDKNSLLVGTSEGLKLCQLTTDNEIAVKNDISEIPNGKVVDIIRSEKSDKFYILTENDGLFRISIDSDNYKVDEIADNNDFSRAQNLFEDKEGNLWLASLGNGVFKLKFSNNRELAEVKRYGDNNGLLTNAVKSVFEDQEGNIWIGKYGGGLSRLIPSANSFINFDEEKYSNSIHSICITEKVKWIGTGQELLKVDLKSNKVLHSYDVNGSLENDKITAIADWKNTELWIGTEKSGVYRLNYKTGIIKSQFLRLGNLEKSINSIIAENQNVWIATQKGLCKYNLDTNKKKWFTMQEEGLPHNSVNHILKDHEKRIWVGTLSNTLSYIQDDELTNIHLANSNSLLNITSIAEDKDGLIWVGTQGNGIYVINKDSIMNINYRNGLLSDYCYSLNSDKERMWVTHRGGVSQIRLSDYHIKTLQKNAGLHSSIEFNKNSTAKEKDNILYFGSNQGIYTYDISKELNRAVPPTLDLSFLKVNGDEYEINKNLVLSPGYYKIQIGYKGINLNEPELIKYQYVLKGYENDWSAPDNRRRVDYKQLGSGDYEFILKAVNGNGIESIQPLRFKIKIKYPLWQKTWFQLLSLAGLIFGIYLMVVLREKNLRRIQRKLIQNLDDKTREVIAKEEVIKERKRTEKELIQAKEKAEESDRLKTAFLSNMSHEIRTPLNAIVGFSTMLQEPNVNPNSKGRYMSILKSNTNDLLCLIDDIMDISSIEAGQLKIKTQDCNLHEILTELYTVHAKKISELKMEDLVLNYIEKHTDLIIQSDSLRLKQILSNLIGNAIKFTEKGTIDFGIVYHKNGMVKFFVKDTGIGILENQKEVIFERFRKEFRDGWKKLYRGAGLGLAISKSLVELLGGKIGVESVAGEGSYFYFTLPVNLNSENRQ